CTGCTCGCCGATGTCCTGAACTACCCGCTGCACTCGGTCGATGTCGCCGCCGCGTCCGGGCGGGGAGCCGCCGCGCTCGGCGCCAAGGCGGCCGGTCTCGCCGATGAGCCCGCGTTGCTCAAACGGCTGGCCCCGGTGACGAGTTCGGCGGCGCGACCTCAGGCCGGCCGGTCGGACTGGTATGGCGTCCGCCATCAGGCATTCGCGCGCAAACTCCACGCCCTGCGCGCCACCGACCCTGACGCGATGGGACCTGGCGGCGCGGTTGACCACAGCCTTGTCCGGCTTGGCGGGGTGTCGCAGTGAGGAGCCAGGTGGAGCCGGCTCGCCAGTCTGGCGCTCGCGACTCAGGCACGCGTCGAGCTCATCGGGTGCGTTGTGCCCGGAGCCGAAGGCAAGTGACCGATCAGGTGATCCTGGCGGCAGAGATCGAGGGGCGCAAGCCCCCCATGTAGTGAGGTGGTGGTAATACCGTGGTGACACCGATTCTCGAGGCCCGGGGCATCTCCCGGAGCTTCGGACATGTGCGTGCTTTGCAAGACGCCGACTTCGACATCATGCCGGGGGAGGTGGTGGCACTCATCGGTGACAACGGCGCCGGCAAGTCAACGATGGTCAAGGCGTTGACCGGCAACCTCGAACTCGACTCCGGGCAGCTGTTCTTCGACGGTGAGCCGATCAAGATCACCACCCCGCAACAGGCAGCCAACCTGGGTATGGAGGTCGTCTACCAGGACCTCGCGCTGGCGCCGCATCTCAACCCCTTCCAGAACATGTTCCTGGGCCGCGAGATCCCACGGCGGGGACTCCTGGGAAAGCTGGGGTTCATGGACGACAAGGCGATGAAGGCCAAGGCTCAGGCCGGCTTCGCCGACCTGGGGGGCACGGTGCGGTCGCTGACGGCGCCGGTGGGCTCGATGTCCGGCGGGCAGCGCCAGCAGATCGCCATCGTGCGGGCGATCGCGTGGGCCGGCAAGGTCGTCTTCCTCGACGAGCCCACCGCCGCCCTGGGCGTGGTGCAGACCAAGAACGTCCTGGACACCATCAAACGTGTCCGCGACAGGGGTATCGCGGTGGTGCTGATCTCGCACTCGATGCCGCATGTGCTTGAGGTCGCCGATCGGGTCCAGGTGATGCGGCTGGGCACCCGGGTGGCGACGTTGCCCGCGAAGGGCACCACCGTCGAGCAGCTCGTCGGCGCCATGACCGGTGCGCTGGAGTTGGCAGGAAGGGCAAAGTCATGAGCGTTCTCACCACGACGCCTCCCGAGCGGGGAGATGTCGCCGTCCCGGATCCGACCGAGCAGCACCCTTCGGTGGTCAAGCGGATCCTCAGTCTTCAGTCGGTCTGGATCCTCGGTGTCCTGCTCGTCATCGTGGCCTATTTCTCGATAGCCGCGGGCAACAAGTTCCTCTCCACCAGCAACTTCTCGTTGATCTCGCAGAATGTCGCCGTCTGGGCGGTGCTGGGCGTCGGGATGACCTTCATCATCATCACCTCCGGCATCGACCTGTCCATCGGGTCGGTGCTGGTGTTCTCCTCGGTGATCGCGGCCAAGGTGATGGAGCGCGTCGGCGGCGACGGATGGGCGGTGGCCACTATCGGGATCCTCGCAGCGGTCATCGCGGGAACGGCGTGGGGAACGCTGAACGGCGCCTTGGTCGCCAAGTCGAAGATCCCGCCCCT
The genomic region above belongs to Jatrophihabitans sp. and contains:
- a CDS encoding ATP-binding cassette domain-containing protein; this translates as MVTPILEARGISRSFGHVRALQDADFDIMPGEVVALIGDNGAGKSTMVKALTGNLELDSGQLFFDGEPIKITTPQQAANLGMEVVYQDLALAPHLNPFQNMFLGREIPRRGLLGKLGFMDDKAMKAKAQAGFADLGGTVRSLTAPVGSMSGGQRQQIAIVRAIAWAGKVVFLDEPTAALGVVQTKNVLDTIKRVRDRGIAVVLISHSMPHVLEVADRVQVMRLGTRVATLPAKGTTVEQLVGAMTGALELAGRAKS